A region of Porites lutea chromosome 13, jaPorLute2.1, whole genome shotgun sequence DNA encodes the following proteins:
- the LOC140923465 gene encoding uncharacterized protein, translating to MLSLKSLAFDALITPDKESGLSRLQSACIEGDVETFTAIQSNSPSKLDSFIGLNVKIRANSLYFPSKSVWAVLILQQSPRHRQIFKRVETICQEFHSQSLLHLAAREGQVHHIRRLLECVAVVDGLENDWDEPQQTPLMLAAKFNDEEVVEFLIERGASLEMLDNQDRTPFHYVAEGGKVRNLLRLIEHGVDVLQKDEHGYSALHLAASNGHTNSVRLLIEHGADVNEFTSSLDNPGYTPLMLAAEKGHLQTVQVLLQNAGDLRTGNEMAWLPLHFAAKGDHTEMVKFLLEHDGNVLAATARGKTVLHLATRLDLVMILVNHGANIQAKDIFGRTPLHVAAEKGQTDTVNYLLDHGTDVNSRDKDGLLALYCALKGGHATTAKFLIDRGSESLLSNDPNLLRSYESDLLQSSAREGLVDIVEFLLNSGVHVDAVPSNGDSLLTPLEEAASTGHCDVVTMLLEQGADINGNVSSRRERLRERQIESFSWEDRNYLGNICPLYAALHAGQGEVAKLLMERGANVSNLKCGSLQALSDLAAEHGLFDVLKLLDNDVLDNMEDYRLKGGDTILTSAVGRMDFPLVSQLLQNGMDVNKKNEFGNTALHIVFPSGMRDKKPQKAVKMFKLLVSCGADINAINNTFETPLHYAVDFEAEECISLLLELDCKVDFEVPLKESPLILATLKGKCKLVEELLQCGADVNQKCGRDEQTPLHAVVKSFNRPALAQIMLLHGADLETKDFVEETPLTKALEMVDEELVEVFLNWGSTVNTMNKFGETALMKAVEHPKVWIVKTLLEHGASVNATDQRGRSPLHHMASHAVEVCKLLLDNGSCVNISDDNGETPLHQATYDPEIVKILVDHTSDVRALDKTNLTPLHAASYEGVCRSVELLIQRGADINAADNQGWTPLHIAAAAGRLDTVRVLIQNGSDIAAVVKTGRTALHLAGKRGRRSVVELLINHGSDINSKDYRGHSILGAMFKCRSSEMLDYGNWDIVKYYLEHGGDKFAVDGDTGRTTLHFAASHQFLSTVDELLDQQLALEARDKNGETPLHRAVASGSDEIIKHLVDRGADVRAVNKRGQTPLLVSLARHRSNFLLKLKPDVQQVDSDGNTPLHLAIYNPRNAQETFYDPLPFSTDDVSFLLKVGADIHSRNKQGDTPLHVAAAEDRYEIAELLIKEGSRVNSTNVRGQTCLHMAGYSGALDIVEILVAYGADLNVVDELGCTPLHVALTSHRFWLVEPLLKHGSNPNAVDYKGSTPLHVGCCYDDDNDELMEFATNEGYCFVSTDEWVSMMVSYESHQAMVVVPFALSPRPRVSSDLEARDNNGCAPLHLCAVFDRTKIARRLLKHGANADARDNEGSTPLHLASAFGDDLASRDNEGDMVSLLLAHKANITIRDSEGSIPLHTAAAFGKTGMVRRLILKGSDVNAVDSNGDTPLHVSAGSGHLNVVRLLVNNGADLLAVDKEGLTAAACAEKFGHKQTKQFLEESLYRCS from the exons ATG CTTTCCTTGAAATCTTTGGCCTTTGATGCGTTGATTACACCAGACAAGGAAAGTGGCTTAAGCCGCCTGCAATCAGCTTGTATCGAAGGAGATGTGGAAACGTTTACGGCGATCCAGAGTAACAGTCCCAGCAAACTGGACAGTTTTATAGGTCTGAATGTCAAGATCAGAGCCAACTCATTATATTTTCCTAGTAAGTCAGTGTGGGCCGTGTTGATATTACAGCAGTCACCAAGACATAGGCAGATTTTCAAGCGTGTTGAGACAATCTGTCAGGAGTTTCACTCTCAGTCGCTGCTTCACTTGGCTGCAAGGGAAGGACAGGTTCACCACATTCGAAGACTATTGGAGTGCGTCGCGGTTGTTGATGGTTTGGAGAATGATTGGGATGAACCACAGCAGACACCTCTTATGTTGGCTGCCAAATTTAATGACGAGGAGGTTGTAGAATTTCTTATCGAGAGAGGTGCGTCTCTAGAAATGCTAGATAATCAGGATCGCACTCCATTTCATTATGTTGCTGAAGGTGGAAAAGTGAGAAATCTTTTGCGACTGATCGAGCATGGTGTTGATGTTTTGCAAAAGGATGAACATGGTTACTCTGCTTTGCATTTGGCTGCTTCAAATGGCCATACAAATTCCGTTCGGCTGCTCATCGAACATGGTGCTGACGTCAATGAATTTACGAGTTCCTTAGATAACCCTGGGTACACTCCTCTCATGTTAGCTGCTGAAAAAGGACACCTGCAAACTGTTCAGGTTTTGCTACAGAATGCAGGAGACCTACGTACAGGAAACGAAATGGCCTGGTTGCCCTTGCATTTTGCCGCTAAAGGAGACCATACAGAAATGGTTAAATTCCTTCTTGAACATGATGGAAATGTGTTAGCTGCGACGGCCCGCGGGAAAACCGTCCTTCACCTGGCCACAAGGTTAGATCTGGTAATGATTCTTGTCAATCATGGAGCTAATATCCAAGCTAAAGATATTTTCGGAAGAACGCCATTGCATGTGGCTGCTGAAAAGGGACAAACCGACACAGTGAATTACCTTCTAGACCATGGTACTGATGTTAACTCTAGAGACAAGGATGGATTGTTGGCGCTGTACTGTGCCCTAAAAGGAGGTCATGCTACCACAGCTAAGTTTCTGATTGACAGAGGCAGCGAATCCTTGCTTTCAAACGATCCAAACCTATTGAGGTCTTATGAATCTGACTTGTTACAATCCTCTGCCAGAGAGGGTTTAGTAGATATTGTAGAATTCCTTTTAAACAGTGGTGTACATGTGGATGCCGTCCCTAGCAACGGTGATTCCTTGCTGACTCCTCTTGAGGAGGCGGCAAGTACCGGACATTGTGATGTGGTGACTATGCTCCTAGAACAAGGAGCCGACATTAATGGGAATGTTAGCTCAAGAAGAGAACGTCTACGAGAAAGGCAAATAGAGTCGTTCTCATGGGAGGATAGAAACTACTTGGGGAACATATGTCCCTTATATGCCGCCCTGCACGCAGGCCAAGGTGAAGTAGCTAAACTTCTAATGGAGCGTGGAGCTAATGTTTCAAACTTAAAATGTGGTTCACTCCAAGCTTTAAGCGATCTTGCTGCTGAGCATGGTCTTTTCGATGTTCTTAAATTACTTGACAATGACGTGCTCGACAACATGGAAGATTATCGTTTAAAAGGTGGAGATACGATTTTAACGTCGGCTGTAGGTCGCATGGATTTTCCGTTAGTTTCTCAGCTTCTGCAAAACGGCATGGATGTAAATAAAAAGAATGAATTTGGAAATACGGCCCTCCATATCGTTTTCCCCAGCGGAATGCGAGATAAAAAACCTCAAAAGGCTGTGAAAATGTTTAAGCTTCTTGTTTCGTGTGGTGCAGATATTAACGCCATTAACAACACATTTGAAACACCACTGCATTATGCAGTAGATTTTGAAGCAGAGGAATGTATTAGCCTTCTACTTGAACTCGACTGTAAGGTAGACTTTGAAGTCCCCCTCAAAGAGTCTCCACTTATCCTTGCAACCTTGAAAGGGAAATGCAAACTTGTTGAAGAGTTGCTTCAGTGTGGTGCAGACGTCAACCAAAAATGCGGTAGAGACGAACAAACACCTTTACATGCCGTCGTAAAAAGCTTCAATCGCCCTGCACTTGCGCAGATTATGTTACTACATGGTGCTGATTTGGAAACTAAAGACTTTGTAGAAGAAACACCTCTCACTAAAGCATTAGAGATGGTAGACGAGGAACTGGTTGAAGTGTTTTTGAACTGGGGTAGCACTGTTAATACAATGAACAAATTTGGTGAAACTGCCCTTATGAAGGCCGTAGAACATCCTAAAGTATGGATCGTGAAGACTTTACTAGAACATGGAGCCTCAGTTAATGCAACCGACCAGCGCGGAAGATCGCCTCTTCATCATATGGCTTCACACGCTGTGGAAGTCTGCAAGCTTCTTCTAGATAATGGCTCTTGCGTCAATATTTCTGATGACAACGGAGAAACACCTTTACATCAAGCAACGTATGATCCAGAAATCGTGAAGATACTCGTTGATCATACTTCGGACGTGAGAGCTCTAGACAAAACAAATCTTACTCCTCTGCATGCAGCTTCTTACGAAGGTGTTTGTAGATCTGTTGAGCTGCTGATTCAACGTGGTGCTGATATAAACGCTGCTGATAATCAAGGCTGGACGCCTTTACACATTGCAGCTGCCGCTGGAAGATTGGATACCGTTAGGGTTTTGATTCAGAATGGAAGTGATATCGCAGCTGTCGTGAAAACTGGTAGAACTGCTCTTCATCTAGCAGGAAAACGTGGCAGGCGATCAGTTGTTGAATTGCTGATTAATCATGGAAGTGACATAAACTCAAAAGATTATAGGGGGCATTCAATTCTTGGCGCGATGTTTAAATGTAGAAGTTCAGAAATGTTGGACTATGGTAACTGGGACATTGTAAAGTACTATCTAGAACACGGCGGTGACAAGTTCGCTGTCGATGGCGATACTGGTCGAACAACTCTTCACTTTGCTGCAAGCCATCAGTTTCTTTCCACTGTTGACGAACTGTTGGACCAGCAATTGGCACTCGAGGCGAGAGACAAGAACGGAGAAACTCCTTTACACAGGGCAGTTGCAAGTGGAAGCGACGAAATTATAAAACATCTCGTGGACAGAGGAGCTGATGTACGTGCTGTTAACAAAAGAGGGCAGACACCTTTACTTGTTAGTTTAGCTCGTCATAGGAGTAATTTTTTACTTAAACTCAAACCAGACGTACAACAAGTAGATAGTGATGGTAACACGCCCCTTCACCTTGCTATATACAATCCAAGAAATGCACAAGAAACGTTTTATGATCCGTTGCCCTTTTCTACAGACGATGTAAGCTTTCTGTTGAAAGTGGGTGCAGATATTCATTCCCGAAATAAGCAAGGAGACACCCCACTTCATGTTGCAGCCGCGGAAGATAGATATGAGATTGCAGAGCTGCTTATCAAGGAAGGCAGCAGAGTTAACTCAACGAACGTACGTGGACAAACGTGCCTGCACATGGCGGGCTATTCTGGTGCGCTTGATATTGTGGAGATACTCGTTGCTTATGGAGCAGATTTGAATGTTGTTGATGAACTGGGATGTACACCTCTTCACGTTGCATTGACTTCTCATCGCTTTTGGCTTGTGGAGCCTCTTTTGAAACACGGTAGTAATCCTAATGCAGTGGATTATAAAGGTTCCACTCCTCTTCACGTGGGCTGCTGCTATGACGATGACAATGACGAGTTGATGGAATTCGCTACCAATGAGGGCTACTGTTTTGTTTCGACAGATGAGTGGGTGTCAATGATGGTCAGCTATGAAAG CCATCAAGCGATGGTTGTTGTTCCATTTGCGTTATCGCCACGGCCTCGCGTTTCCAG TGATCTCGAGGCCAGAGATAATAACGGATGTGCCCCTCTTCACCTGTGCGCTGTTTTTGATCGAACAAAAATTGCTCGCCGTCTCCTTAAACATGGAGCCAATGCCGATGCGAGAGACAATGAAGGAAGCACTCCTTTACACCTTGCCTCAGCTTTTGGCGATGATTTAGCGTCAAGAGATAATGAGGGCGATATGGTTTCGCTGCTACTTGCACATAAAGCGAACATCACCATAAGGGATTCTGAAGGAAGCATCCCTCTCCATACAGCCGCAGCATTTGGTAAGACCGGAATGGTGCGAAGATTGATTCTTAAAGGCAGTGATGTAAATGCGGTCGACAGCAATGGAGACACACCACTGCACGTGTCTGCAGGCTCAGGGCACCTGAATGTTGTCCGCCTGTTGGTGAATAATGGAGCAGATTTGCTTGCGGTCGATAAGGAAGGCCTTACAGCAGCGGCATGTGCTGAAAAGTTTGGTCACAAGCAAACAAAGCAGTTTCTTGAAGAGAGTCTCTACCGATGCTCTTAA
- the LOC140923467 gene encoding uncharacterized protein: protein MAGFAAIVLTLASCMCFGTTAQASCSTVGAAGLLGCECNFLGACDVRGNIVVGLNILNHSPYGLERYAHAKSVVSGKDFSFLCEYNTVAILYDCNNRIPLYSATVVNGSQLSAEEGRRPRGREGTFRESRTALDRRFQQNTDDYWQASKREVYYKIRGPPLRKSIDRNWYNKLNPTSSSGNKVKVVLHRGHLIASRYGIGDQEKKKQTFVYTNAVPQFGDFNSGPWKTCEGYLIRWGQVNCLREGTADVVGNVRMFIVVGVIPSTFNGPSETRFFGRGGFSNYQDDSSFRVNVPSEMWTASCCTFELTSGGRTDFVTKNTAFWRENVPGKDVCRKIDVDTLERKLTPRGETRINFFPSSNQCRSSANYEPLH, encoded by the coding sequence ATGGCCGGCTTTGCTGCGATCGTATTAACATTAGCTAGCTGTATGTGTTTTGGGACAACGGCGCAGGCCAGCTGTAGCACTGTAGGTGCTGCAGGTTTATTGGGATGTGAATGTAACTTTCTCGGCGCTTGTGATGTTCGTGGAAATATAGTGGTTGGCCTAAACATATTGAACCATTCGCCATACGGTCTAGAACGGTACGCACATGCCAAAAGCGTTGTCTCTGGAAAAGATTTCAGTTTTTTATGCGAATATAACACGGTAGCAATTCTTTATGACTGTAACAATCGAATACCACTTTACTCAGCGACAGTAGTTAACGGAAGCCAACTATCGGCAGAGGAAGGCCGCCGCCCAAGAGGAAGGGAAGGAACATTTCGAGAAAGCAGAACGGCACTGGATAGACGTTTTCAGCAAAACACAGATGACTACTGGCAGGCCTCTAAACGCGAAGTTTACTATAAGATACGAGGACCACCACTGAGAAAGTCGATAGATAGAAATTGGTACAATAAATTGAACCCGACGTCGTCTTCAGGTAATAAGGTTAAAGTTGTGTTGCACAGGGGACACTTGATAGCGTCCCGGTACGGCATAGGggatcaagaaaaaaagaaacagactTTCGTTTACACTAATGCCGTTCCTCAGTTTGGGGATTTTAATTCAGGTCCATGGAAAACGTGTGAAGGTTACCTCATTCGGTGGGGTCAAGTTAATTGTTTGAGGGAAGGAACAGCAGATGTGGTAGGAAACGTTCGGATGTTTATTGTTGTCGGAGTGATTCCATCGACCTTTAATGGTCCTTCAGAAACGAGATTCTTTGGTAGAGGTGGATTCAGTAACTACCAGGATGATTCGAGTTTTCGTGTTAACGTCCCTTCAGAGATGTGGACTGCTTCCTGCTGTACCTTTGAATTAACTAGCGGCGGACGAACCGACTTCGTTACCAAAAATACGGCTTTTTGGAGAGAAAACGTTCCAGGAAAGGATGTATGTCGAAAAATAGACGTGGATACGTTGGAAAGAAAGCTAACGCCGAGGGGGGAAACTAGAATTAATTTCTTTCCGTCCTCTAATCAATGCAGGAGTAGTGCCAACTATGAACCTCTGCATTGA
- the LOC140923468 gene encoding uncharacterized protein, producing the protein MTIDELVLLFHSRVQQNEPGKKKLQVFINHTAVDDSGCSSNNSICVHTSKEFERRLFAFILRGGWGFKFSASASYSESVAQMSSGEFLYIISQAQCHYYFSKVDLTDPPPFQPGFVRWAKRLAKPDANKNDVIQIIKYYGTHFVTEVTFGARFTKNHKVSQTKYEELRSKKFSVEAQASYSGALSVGGGFSMDKDQRSAASNFQKSVQTSTTTVGAAPPSNGDALIWASSVQENPVPITYSLSAIHNLFTERYSKHLPGLNIGVVREKLINASTNYYQALKDEGLVDSCDDSINLGTFLQGVGVRQFAIEVFNGGGQFAWRGCKLLDSKGKYSTDDSKWSKTVVFLPKLQRERKNFTSSQLKVKANQPRRGSTQCASSCSKDAFCQAFVICKREQGSWCENAKGNCLLYSKQQITAVEKDMHSELHFEWKDYTKVTEAK; encoded by the exons ATGACCATAGATGAGcttgttctactgttccacagCAGGGTCCAGCAGAACG AACCTGGTAAAAAGAAACTTCAAGTCTTTATTAATCATACTGCTGTTGATGACAGTGGCTGTTCTAGCAACAATAGTATCTGTGTACATACCTCGAAG gAATTCGAAAG AAGActgtttgcttttattttaagGGGTGGATGGGGCTTCAAGTTTTCCGCAAGTGCAAGTTATTCAGAATCCGTGGCACAAATGTCGTCAGGAGAGTTCTTGTACATAATTTCCCAAGCGCAGTGCCACTATTACTTCAGCAAAGTGGACCTCACCGATCCACCGCCATTTCAACCAGGTTTTGTGCGCTGGGCAAAGAGACTAGCTAAACCAGATGCTAACAAAAATGATGTTATTCAGATCATTAAATACTACGGAACTCATTTCGTGACGGAGGTAACATTCGGAGCAAGATTCACGAAAAACCACAAAGTCAGTCAGACAAAATACGAAGAGCTCAGAAGCAAGAAATTCAGCGTTGAGGCACAAGCCAGCTATTCAGGGGCCTTGAGTGTTGGAGGGGGTTTTTCAATGGATAAAGACCAAAGATCTGCGGCTTCCAATTTTCAGAAGTCAGTACAAACAAGCACCACCACTGTAGGCGCAGCCCCTCCTAGTAACGGTGATGCCTTGATATGGGCCTCCTCTGTCCAGGAGAATCCAGTGCCAATAACATACTCCCTGTCAGCCATTCACAACCTGTTTACTGAAAGATATTCCAAGCATCTTCCTGGGCTTAACATAGGCGTTGTGCGAGAGAAGCTGATTAATGCATCCACGAATTACTACCAGGCTTTGAAAGACGAGGGACTGGTAGATTCGTGCGATGACAGCATCAATCTAGGAACTTTCCTGCAAGGTGTCGGAGTACGTCAATTTG CAATTGAGGTATTCAACGGTGGAGGTCAATTTGCGTGGAGAGGATGCAAGCTACTTGATTCTAAAGGAAAGTACAGTACAGATGATTCCAAATGGTCCAAGACTGTGGTCTTTCTACCGAAACTGCAAcgagaaaggaaaaattttaCTTCGTCTCAGCTCAAAGTCAAAGCAAATCAGCCACGTCGTGGTAGTACACAGTGTGCTTCCTCTTGTTCAAAAGATGCTTTTTGCCAAGCCTTTGTGATATGTAAACGTGAGCAAGGAAGTTGGTGTGAGAACGCCAAGGGCAACTGCCTGTTGTATTCCAAACAGCAGATAACAGCTGTTGAGAAAGATATGCATTCCGAGCTGCATTTTGAGTGGAAAGATTACACTAAAGTTACAGAGGCAAAATAA